In Massilia forsythiae, one DNA window encodes the following:
- a CDS encoding type VI secretion system Vgr family protein: protein MSQALLAQIATSLVQFSAVTRLLELRFSGDEDAPDLLVEAFAADDVVHGLGARDVIALSTDAHLELAPLLGRQATLEISLADGTRTRFSGDVTRAALLGSEGGFARYRLRLTPWLWRLTQTRNSRVWQDKRVTDIVDEVLAAFAPLAQWRWSGEVDGFLSAVAARSYCCQYRESDYDFILRLLTEEGIAWRFEQVEDGHRMVLFADSTRVEAIPEDASSAAGGGIRFHGARAGERRDTIQALHARRRLVSGMTTLLSYDYKAKKSVGAGVAARRRAPNLPLLESYDTSGQYSETNAAEAAHHARVRMEAREAPADVWQGRSTVRTLAAGTRIGVTQGPLAAFGAGTAPAYTVLEVTSIGVNNLPVAAQQGLAELFGPIPELLEETLRDRLQEAPDRRACASDELPLAIAQARESGYANLFEAVPADVVWRPMLPGSDGRSHPKPTVFGAQSAIVIGADGQDQPGGADELYCDALGRVRIRFHWQDEGNASCWVRVAQRAAGGGMGSQFLPRIGQEVLVQFIENDIDRPLVVGALYNGQGEGGSAPTPGGAAGADADPAALFGAAADHMPSGQGNLAGGNGPLWHGASADSGGHRNPAAQWGVRSKEFGGQGYNQLLFDDTDAQGRVQLRSTHALTELTLGHLVHAADNYRGSLRGQGAELRTDAHGAVRAGAGLLVSSYGIAHAATAREPAGDNPAGIALLKQAVKLAETFDKAASTHRTVGLAVHQGAAKPNASTIDPDAAPLPALLKAVSGMVGDAGLEAARADAAAKDTAPGAGKLPHPTDPVVAISARAGLAVTAQTDVQLVSGEAVALMSGGDSQFVGGGQLRTQAIQAIGVLGGAVAPGENGIGIQAIAARDAIDVQAQADVLDVQARDDVAIVSAQAAVEWAAAKRISLSTAGGANITIDDGNITVQCPGKITIHAGKKSFTGPASIGADMPTLPRGVLNFDEKFQLVDPVGDPIANMRYEILKEDGGKIAGVTDGEGMIPLQHGMRPERLDIRILGRPPYLDN, encoded by the coding sequence ATGTCCCAGGCATTGCTCGCCCAGATCGCCACGTCGCTTGTCCAGTTCAGCGCTGTCACGCGCCTGCTCGAGCTGAGGTTTTCCGGGGACGAGGATGCGCCCGATCTGCTGGTCGAAGCCTTTGCCGCCGACGATGTCGTGCACGGACTCGGCGCCCGCGACGTCATCGCGTTGTCGACCGATGCCCACCTCGAGCTGGCGCCCCTGCTCGGCCGCCAGGCGACCCTGGAAATCAGCCTGGCCGACGGCACCCGCACCCGCTTCAGCGGCGACGTCACCCGCGCCGCGCTGCTGGGGAGCGAAGGCGGCTTCGCCCGCTATCGCCTGCGCCTGACCCCATGGCTGTGGCGCCTCACGCAGACGCGCAACAGCCGCGTATGGCAAGACAAGCGCGTCACGGACATCGTCGACGAGGTGCTGGCCGCGTTTGCGCCGCTGGCGCAGTGGCGCTGGAGCGGCGAAGTCGACGGCTTCCTGTCCGCCGTGGCGGCGCGCAGCTATTGCTGCCAGTACCGCGAATCCGATTACGACTTCATCCTGCGCTTGCTGACCGAAGAAGGCATCGCCTGGCGTTTCGAACAGGTGGAGGATGGACATCGCATGGTGCTGTTCGCCGACAGCACCCGCGTCGAGGCGATTCCCGAGGATGCGAGCAGCGCCGCCGGCGGCGGCATCCGCTTCCACGGCGCGCGCGCCGGCGAACGGCGCGACACCATTCAGGCCCTGCATGCGCGCCGCCGCCTAGTGTCCGGCATGACCACGCTGCTGAGCTACGACTACAAGGCCAAGAAGTCGGTGGGCGCCGGCGTGGCGGCGCGGCGCCGGGCGCCCAACCTGCCGTTACTGGAAAGCTACGATACATCCGGCCAGTACAGCGAGACCAATGCCGCCGAAGCCGCGCATCACGCACGCGTGCGCATGGAAGCGCGCGAGGCGCCGGCCGACGTGTGGCAGGGCCGCTCGACCGTGCGCACGCTGGCGGCCGGCACCCGCATCGGCGTGACCCAGGGGCCGCTGGCGGCGTTCGGCGCCGGCACGGCGCCGGCGTACACGGTCTTGGAGGTGACCAGCATCGGCGTCAACAACCTGCCGGTGGCGGCGCAGCAGGGATTGGCGGAGCTGTTCGGGCCGATCCCTGAACTGCTGGAGGAAACCCTGCGCGATAGGCTGCAAGAGGCGCCGGACAGGCGCGCCTGCGCATCCGACGAGCTGCCGCTGGCGATCGCCCAGGCGCGCGAGTCCGGCTACGCCAACCTGTTCGAAGCGGTGCCGGCGGACGTGGTGTGGCGCCCGATGTTGCCCGGCAGCGACGGCCGCAGCCACCCGAAGCCGACCGTCTTCGGCGCCCAGAGCGCGATCGTCATCGGCGCCGATGGCCAGGACCAGCCTGGCGGCGCCGACGAACTGTATTGCGACGCGCTGGGCCGCGTGCGTATCCGCTTCCACTGGCAGGACGAGGGCAATGCCTCGTGCTGGGTGCGGGTGGCGCAGCGCGCCGCCGGCGGCGGCATGGGCAGCCAGTTCCTGCCGCGCATCGGCCAGGAAGTGCTGGTGCAGTTCATCGAGAACGACATCGACCGCCCGCTGGTCGTCGGCGCCCTGTACAACGGCCAGGGCGAAGGCGGATCGGCGCCGACGCCGGGTGGCGCGGCCGGAGCGGACGCCGACCCGGCCGCGCTGTTCGGCGCCGCCGCCGACCACATGCCGTCGGGCCAGGGCAACCTGGCAGGCGGCAACGGCCCGCTGTGGCACGGCGCCTCGGCCGACAGCGGCGGCCACCGCAACCCGGCCGCGCAGTGGGGCGTGCGCAGCAAGGAATTCGGCGGGCAAGGCTACAACCAGCTGCTGTTCGACGACACCGACGCGCAAGGCCGCGTGCAGCTGCGCTCGACCCATGCGCTCACCGAGCTGACCCTGGGCCACCTGGTGCACGCCGCCGACAACTACCGCGGCAGCCTGCGTGGCCAGGGCGCCGAACTGCGCACCGACGCCCACGGCGCCGTGCGCGCCGGCGCCGGCCTGCTGGTGTCCAGTTACGGCATTGCCCACGCGGCCACGGCGCGCGAGCCGGCAGGCGACAACCCGGCCGGCATCGCGCTGCTCAAGCAGGCCGTCAAGCTGGCCGAGACCTTCGACAAGGCGGCCAGCACGCACCGCACGGTGGGGCTGGCGGTGCACCAGGGCGCGGCGAAGCCGAACGCCAGCACGATCGACCCGGACGCGGCGCCGCTGCCGGCCCTGCTGAAGGCGGTGTCCGGCATGGTCGGCGACGCCGGGCTGGAGGCGGCGCGCGCCGACGCCGCCGCCAAGGACACCGCGCCCGGCGCCGGCAAGCTGCCGCACCCGACCGATCCGGTCGTCGCCATCAGCGCCAGGGCCGGGCTGGCCGTCACCGCGCAGACGGACGTGCAACTCGTCAGCGGCGAGGCGGTGGCGCTGATGAGCGGCGGCGACAGCCAGTTCGTCGGCGGCGGGCAGCTGCGCACCCAGGCGATCCAGGCGATCGGCGTGCTCGGCGGGGCGGTCGCGCCGGGCGAGAACGGCATCGGCATCCAGGCGATCGCGGCGCGCGACGCCATCGATGTCCAGGCCCAGGCCGACGTGCTGGACGTGCAGGCGCGCGACGACGTGGCGATCGTCAGCGCGCAGGCAGCGGTGGAGTGGGCGGCGGCGAAGCGCATCTCGCTGTCCACGGCCGGCGGCGCGAATATCACGATCGATGACGGCAATATCACCGTTCAATGTCCCGGGAAGATCACAATCCACGCGGGCAAGAAGAGCTTTACCGGTCCGGCCAGCATCGGTGCTGACATGCCGACGTTGCCGCGCGGCGTGCTGAATTTCGATGAGAAGTTCCAGTTGGTCGATCCGGTCGGCGATCCGATCGCGAATATGCGCTATGAAATTCTTAAGGAAGATGGCGGGAAGATTGCTGGCGTGACGGATGGTGAGGGGATGATCCCACTGCAGCACGGAATGAGGCCTGAGCGGCTGGATATACGGATTCTGGGCAGGCCCCCCTATCTGGATAATTGA
- a CDS encoding chemotaxis protein — MKSVQQEVDERSNLTGTNKFELLLFRLGGDDKGEHSELFGINVFKIREIVAMPTITKVAGAPEHVLGVVNLRGQIIQVLDLPGIAGVKPVTGLNIMLVTEFARTTQAFAVESVEEIVRLDWTQVMSAERSAASGMVTSIARLEAQDGHPPRLAQVLDVETILRTLNPDEGTENIAQAVGAKIALKPGSVILAADDSVVARSLIEQGLDAMGLPYVMTKSGKEAWDQLQVIAATAEREGKTVYDRIALVLTDLEMPEMDGFTLTRNIKSSNRFGSLPVVIHSSLSGTTNEEHVKNVRADAYVAKFSAEELSRTLRTLLRG; from the coding sequence ATGAAATCGGTACAGCAAGAAGTCGACGAACGCAGCAACCTCACCGGCACCAACAAATTCGAGCTCCTGCTGTTCCGCCTCGGCGGCGACGACAAGGGCGAACACAGCGAACTGTTCGGTATCAACGTCTTCAAGATCCGCGAGATCGTCGCCATGCCGACGATCACCAAGGTGGCCGGCGCGCCCGAGCACGTGCTCGGCGTGGTCAACCTGCGCGGCCAGATCATCCAGGTGCTCGACCTGCCGGGTATTGCCGGCGTCAAGCCGGTGACCGGCCTGAACATCATGCTGGTGACGGAATTCGCGCGCACCACGCAAGCCTTCGCGGTCGAGAGCGTGGAAGAGATCGTGCGCCTGGACTGGACGCAGGTGATGTCGGCCGAGCGCAGCGCCGCCAGCGGCATGGTGACCAGCATCGCGCGCCTGGAAGCGCAGGACGGCCACCCGCCGCGCCTGGCCCAGGTGCTGGACGTAGAGACCATCCTGCGCACCCTGAACCCGGACGAGGGCACGGAAAACATCGCCCAGGCGGTGGGCGCCAAGATCGCCCTGAAACCCGGCTCGGTGATCCTGGCCGCCGACGACTCGGTGGTGGCGCGCAGCCTGATCGAGCAGGGCCTGGACGCGATGGGCCTGCCGTACGTGATGACCAAGAGCGGCAAGGAAGCCTGGGACCAGCTGCAGGTGATCGCCGCCACCGCCGAGCGCGAGGGCAAGACCGTGTACGACCGCATCGCACTGGTGCTGACCGACCTCGAGATGCCGGAAATGGACGGCTTCACGCTGACCCGCAACATCAAGTCGAGCAACCGTTTCGGCAGCCTGCCGGTGGTGATCCACTCGTCGCTGTCGGGCACCACCAACGAGGAACACGTCAAGAACGTGCGCGCCGACGCCTACGTGGCCAAGTTCTCGGCCGAGGAACTGTCGCGCACGCTGCGCACGCTGCTGCGCGGCTGA
- a CDS encoding TonB-dependent receptor, with protein MRTTRKTAIALGVAQLLACTTTAAAQADPQTTQDQAGQPGAPAAGASVVVVSGQRAALQSAQQLKKNADEVVDSIVAADIGKLPDRSVTEVLQRIPGITIDRQMSRGDPEHFSVEGSGVTVRGLTYVRSELNGRDSFSANGGRSLNFEDVPPELMAGVDVYKNPSAEQIEGGISGLINLRTALPFDFKGAHAALSVEAMHSTLKKGKPDPSGSIMFSNRWKTPLGEWGVLVDLASSESGTRTDAFQVEPYYPRSDVVSGKTVWIPKGAQWRTLDFDRKRQGAYAALQWKLDNNLRSHLTYFKSKYRMNWGEQAFFASSSPYDIRVTDATYDRNGALLTGTLTDPVNNGIPFGDAARAATRRSSTTDIAWNVEWKPASDWTLTSDLQRVKAVTNGFDSTVGLGVLMPRERLDLRADLPQLVFDAADKAYLANPANYYWGSTMEHLDSSSAIEKAWKGDVKYAFDHPLLRDVRFGVRLTERSALTRNSDPSYNWTAITQPWQVGWDILKPAYLGDPRFAGAAVVNAFPNFFNGKVSVPAIVFPDLSLASGYPSTYEALHKFHDILCAERLAAQGGGGCTPWKAATFGGDNPSGTNDQSERTKAFYTQLRFGVDDWRWPVDGNLGVRYVKTDSHSRGYLSFTPTTPNLPANYRYTGVPFPTIPAFARALDYENGYHNLLPSLNLRLKASDTLQFRLAYGTSMSRPDFSQLQAYTTLSQDVSGQLNDATQVLNITNVSRTGTASGNPLLKPITSRQLDLTAEWYFAQAGSLTLAVFGKRLNDVIIDQSTIYRLPDTTGKQQDFIVTSPVNGARGTVKGFEVGYQQYYDGLPGWLRGLGVQANYTYVDSRRKLYTPVYSAYCSGGSTGLDNVNLNMNGCDIDGRSFGDLPLPYLSKNTYNFTLLYDRGPWSARLAWSWRSKNFMSTTSNGTRGSDGTDTNPASATAGQHNVAWGLPLWADAYGQLDGGVSYSVNERIKIDLQAQNLTDAKYRQLMTQHIGDKGRAWFVTGPRYSIRLGYSFF; from the coding sequence ATGAGAACGACCCGCAAGACCGCCATCGCCCTCGGCGTGGCGCAGCTGCTCGCCTGCACCACCACCGCCGCGGCTCAGGCGGACCCGCAAACCACCCAGGACCAAGCCGGCCAGCCCGGCGCGCCGGCTGCCGGCGCCAGCGTGGTGGTGGTCAGCGGCCAGCGCGCCGCGCTGCAATCGGCCCAGCAGCTCAAGAAGAATGCCGACGAGGTGGTCGACTCGATCGTCGCCGCCGACATCGGCAAGCTGCCGGACCGCTCGGTGACCGAGGTGCTGCAGCGCATCCCCGGCATCACCATCGACCGGCAAATGTCGCGCGGCGACCCGGAACACTTTTCGGTCGAGGGCTCGGGCGTGACGGTGCGCGGCCTGACCTACGTGCGCTCGGAACTGAATGGCCGCGACTCGTTCTCCGCCAACGGCGGCCGCTCCCTCAACTTCGAGGACGTGCCGCCCGAGCTGATGGCCGGCGTGGACGTCTACAAGAACCCGTCGGCGGAACAGATCGAGGGCGGCATTTCCGGCCTGATCAACCTGCGTACCGCGCTGCCCTTCGACTTCAAGGGCGCGCACGCGGCACTGTCGGTGGAAGCGATGCACTCCACGCTCAAGAAGGGCAAGCCCGATCCGTCCGGCTCCATCATGTTTTCCAACCGCTGGAAGACGCCGCTGGGCGAGTGGGGCGTGCTGGTCGACCTGGCCTCGAGCGAGAGCGGCACCCGCACCGACGCCTTCCAGGTCGAGCCCTACTATCCGCGTTCGGACGTGGTGTCCGGCAAGACGGTCTGGATACCCAAGGGCGCACAGTGGCGCACGCTGGACTTCGACCGCAAGCGCCAGGGCGCCTACGCCGCGCTGCAGTGGAAGCTGGACAACAACCTGCGCAGCCACCTCACGTACTTCAAGTCGAAGTACCGCATGAACTGGGGCGAGCAGGCATTCTTTGCGTCCTCCAGCCCGTACGACATCCGCGTGACCGACGCCACCTACGACAGGAACGGCGCGCTGCTGACCGGCACCCTGACCGACCCGGTCAACAACGGCATTCCGTTCGGCGACGCCGCGCGCGCCGCCACGCGCCGCTCCAGCACCACGGATATCGCCTGGAACGTCGAGTGGAAGCCGGCGTCCGACTGGACCCTCACCTCCGACCTCCAGCGGGTGAAAGCGGTGACCAACGGCTTCGATTCCACCGTCGGCCTGGGCGTGCTGATGCCGCGCGAGCGCCTCGACCTGCGCGCCGACCTGCCGCAACTGGTGTTCGACGCCGCCGACAAGGCTTACCTGGCCAATCCCGCGAATTATTACTGGGGCTCGACCATGGAGCACCTGGACAGCAGCAGCGCCATCGAAAAGGCGTGGAAGGGCGACGTCAAATATGCGTTCGACCACCCGCTGCTGCGCGACGTCCGCTTCGGCGTGCGCCTGACCGAGCGCAGCGCGCTGACGCGCAACTCGGACCCGAGCTACAACTGGACCGCCATCACGCAGCCGTGGCAGGTCGGCTGGGACATCCTGAAACCGGCCTACCTGGGCGACCCGCGCTTCGCCGGCGCGGCGGTGGTCAACGCCTTCCCGAATTTCTTCAACGGTAAGGTGTCGGTGCCGGCCATCGTGTTCCCCGATTTGTCGCTGGCCAGCGGCTATCCATCCACCTACGAGGCGCTGCACAAGTTCCACGACATCCTGTGCGCCGAGCGCCTGGCGGCGCAGGGCGGCGGCGGCTGCACGCCGTGGAAGGCGGCCACCTTCGGCGGCGACAATCCGTCCGGCACCAACGACCAGTCGGAACGCACCAAGGCCTTCTATACGCAGCTGCGCTTCGGCGTCGACGACTGGCGCTGGCCGGTCGACGGCAACCTCGGCGTGCGCTACGTGAAGACGGATTCGCATTCGCGCGGCTACCTGTCGTTCACCCCGACCACGCCGAACCTGCCGGCCAATTACCGCTACACCGGCGTGCCGTTCCCGACCATCCCGGCCTTCGCGCGCGCGCTCGACTATGAAAACGGCTACCACAACCTGCTGCCCAGCCTGAACCTGCGCCTGAAGGCCAGCGACACGCTGCAGTTCCGCCTGGCCTACGGCACCTCGATGTCGCGTCCCGACTTTTCCCAGCTGCAGGCCTACACCACGCTCAGCCAGGACGTGAGCGGTCAGCTCAACGACGCCACCCAGGTGCTCAACATCACCAACGTCAGCCGCACCGGCACGGCGTCCGGCAACCCGCTGCTGAAACCCATCACCTCGCGCCAGCTCGACCTGACCGCGGAATGGTATTTCGCCCAGGCCGGCTCGCTCACGCTGGCGGTATTCGGCAAGCGCCTGAACGACGTCATCATCGACCAAAGCACGATCTACCGGTTGCCCGACACGACCGGCAAGCAGCAGGACTTCATCGTCACCTCGCCGGTGAACGGCGCGCGCGGCACGGTGAAAGGATTCGAGGTCGGCTACCAGCAGTACTACGACGGCTTGCCGGGCTGGCTGCGCGGCCTCGGCGTGCAGGCCAACTACACCTACGTGGACAGCCGCCGCAAGCTGTACACGCCGGTGTATTCGGCCTACTGCTCGGGCGGCAGCACCGGCCTGGACAACGTCAACCTGAACATGAACGGCTGCGACATCGACGGCCGTTCGTTCGGCGACCTGCCGCTGCCCTACCTGTCGAAGAACACCTACAACTTCACGCTGCTGTACGACCGCGGCCCGTGGTCGGCGCGCCTGGCCTGGAGCTGGCGCTCGAAGAACTTCATGAGCACCACCAGCAACGGCACGCGCGGCTCGGACGGCACCGACACCAATCCGGCCAGCGCCACCGCCGGCCAGCACAACGTGGCCTGGGGCTTGCCGCTGTGGGCGGACGCGTACGGCCAGCTCGACGGCGGCGTGTCGTACAGCGTCAACGAGCGCATCAAGATCGACTTGCAGGCGCAGAACCTCACCGATGCCAAGTACCGCCAGCTGATGACCCAGCACATCGGCGACAAGGGCCGCGCCTGGTTCGTGACCGGGCCGCGCTACAGTATCCGTCTCGGGTATTCGTTTTTCTGA